The stretch of DNA AACGGTCAGTTTATCGTCAAAAATAGTCAGTATTGAGTTATTGGTTCAATTGTTAATCAGATCTTGGCACACATAAAAACACCGCCCTATTGAGCGGTGTGTAATTTTAAGTCGTTGTTTGTATGTGGTAAATGAAAATTTAGAATGGATACCAAAACAATTCAGGTTCAAGAATGCGTTTCGCTATGGCCAACACCACAATAAAAGCAATGACACTCAAACAAACAAAGTCGATACGTTTCAAAGGCGCATAGCTATACCAAGTACGTGCCTTGTGTCGGCCAAAGCCTCGTAACGTCATTGCGTTAGAGATCTCGTCTGCGCGGTCTAAGCTAGAGAAAATGAGCGGCCCTAGAACCTTAGCCACATTTTTGATTCGAGTTATTAGGGGCGCTTTCTTCGAGAGTTCTACACCACGAGCTTGCTGAGCATGCATGATATTGATGAAGTCCTTCTTAACCTCTGGCAAGTAACGCAGCGTTAAGCTTACCGCATAGGCGATCTTGTACGGAACGCCGATACGGTTGAGGCTTGCGGCAAACTCAGTCGGGTGCGTAGTGAAGACGAATATTAACGCTATCGGAAACATACTCATGTACTTGAGCGTCACCGTGACTAAGTAAAATAGAGTCTCCTGGCTCAACGAGTAGTTACCCGGTAATGTCAGTAATACAGTTTCGCTACCGATGAGCTCAGTGCCTTGCTGCGGAGCAAGCAGGAACATGAATAAAGCATTTAGACTTAAGACGCTCGCCGTACCTAATAACAAAGGTTTATACACGCGTATAGGCACATTGGTGAGCTTTAATAGGTATAAACCAGTCATAATAAGCAGCGTAATCAATCTCAGGTCGAACGTAGTCAATACCACGGTTACCCAAGCTAGGAAGAGTGCAAATTTCGTGATGCCATTTAATGCGTGCAGAGGGGATTTGGTATCAATGTAGTTGATGCCGAATTTTACTTTTGATGCGTTCATAGAGAACTTCTCTCGTAGTCGATGAAGTACTGCATAAACGCATTGGTATCGTCGATTTTCATCATAGTCGCGAGTTCATAAATACTAGTGGTACAGAGGTTTGCACGTTCTAGAAGCGATGGCTGACTAAACACTTCCGTCATGGCGGCATTGGCAATAAGCTTGCTGTCTGCGATTACGATCGAACGTGTGGTGTACTCTAGAACGAGATGCATGTCGTGTGAGATGATCACTACAGTAATACCCAAATCACGGTTAAGCTTTTGGATAAACGCCAACATTGACGTGTAGTTTCGGTAATCTTGGCCTGCAGTTGGCTCATCTAAGATGAGGAGTTCAGGTTCCAACACTAAGATAGAAGCAATGGTTACACGCTTTTTCTGACCGTAGCTCAAAGCTTCGATAGGCCAGTGACGGAACTTACTCAGTCCACACAGCTCAAGAACGTTCTCAACTTTTTCTTTGGCCTCATCCTCTGCAACGCCACGGTTACGAAGACCAAAAGCAATCTCGTCAAAAATCATATGATGCGAGATCATATGATTTGGGTTCTGCATTACTACACCGACCTTTTGGCTTCTTTCGAAGATAGAAAGCTCAGATAAGTCTTCACCATTTAGATAGGAAGAGCCTGAATCGGCATCGATCACACCCATGATGAGTTTGGTGATGGTAGATTTACCCGAACCGTTCTTGCCCAGAATCGAAACAAACTCGCCTTTGCCAATCTTGAAGCTCACATCTTCGAGTGCGTTCTTCTCGCCATCGTAAGAATAAGTCAGACCATGAACTTCGAGTAAAGGTTGATACTGCTTTTCTGCAGCTGGGGCAGGGCGGTCAGCAAACCAAGCTTGAACTGCTGGGCGGAACCTTTTGTAATCCAAAGCTTTGAGGTTTGACAGCTTATCTTCGCAGGTTAGTGGGGCTTTCGCCGCTTTAAGCGCAGATAAGTAAAGAGGCTCACGAATACCGTGCGTATCAAGTAACTTAGACGCTAAAATTTCATCGGGAGTCATATCCGCGACGATTTCACCGCGCTCCATTAAGATCACTCGATCGATATCACGATGTAGGACATCCTCAAGGCGATGCTCGATAATCACGATAGTCTTGTTGGTTTCTTTATGCAGTTGGTCGATGATCTCGATGGTCGCCTTGCCGGTCTTAGGGTCAAGACTGGCTAAAGGCTCATCAAACAGCAAGATATCAACGTCATCAACTAAGATGCCGGCTAGCGATACTCGCTGCTTTTGACCACCTGAAAGATCGTGTGGCGAGCGCTCAAGCATGTCCGCTAGGTCAACCATTTTTGCAGTCGACTTAACTAACGGGTACATGTCAATGTTCGACATCAACTGGTTTTCTAATGCGAATGCGATATCTTCGCCGATGCTTAAACCCACAAATTGGCTGTCAGTATCTTGCAATACTGTGCCTACCTGCTCGGTATAGTCGTGCATCGAAAATTCAGAGATATTCTTGCCGTTGATCTCTAAAGAGCCAGTTACCTCACCTTTAATTGCATGAGGTATTAGGCCATTGAGGCATTGACCTAGGGTAGATTTACCGCTTCCGCTTGGTCCAATAATGACGATTTTCTCTCCTTTCTCTATCCTTAGATTGATATTTTTTAGCGTCGGTTTATCCAGCGACTCATATCTAAAAGAGAAGTTCGAAAATTCTATAGTCATTGGCGCTTATGCCTCAGTCAGGTTGCGGCTTTGTTTGTTGCGTTTAGCGACTGATTTTAGGATCAGGAAGCCCACAACAGCGATCAGAACGGTATTACCCGCTGCGATGATAGACAGTTGAGTGAAGACTTTAGTAAACGGTTCTGCGTATAGGATAGTGTCTAGGAACGCGGAACAGCCGTAGCCTACAACGTTACCTGCAAGGGCAAGTACCACGAACAATACAAAATCTTTCATTGGCAGTTCGCCTTGTTGAAGACGGTTCTTAGTCATCATAGGGAACAAGCCGATAACCATACCTACGATACCTGAGCCTAATACCCAAGTTAACCATACGCCCCAACCAGCAAATAAATCCGTTACCCAGTGACCAATAAAGCCAACCAAAAAGCCAACGATAGGGCCGAACAAAACAGAAAATAGTGCTAAGACTGCCATTGCTGGTTTCAATGTCGTGTTAGCAAACACTGGGACACCAAACATAGGTAAACCACCAATGCCGTACAGTGCCGCGCCAATGGCGATAACGACCACTGTTTTAGCTGAAAAGTTCATAGATAACCTCGAATACTGAAAGATAAAGCATGATAAAGAATGAATATTCGCCATTATTAATATGTGTCTCAATGAGAACGTTTTTTGGGCAAATATAAAAAATAAGGCGCGCATTATACAGTAGAACCCTTCCATAAGGGAAGGTAAGTGTCTAGATGTCTAAAATTCCATCCGAACACTCAAATATCATGTAAAAAGCCCACTTTTACGGTTAATCAAGCAACAAAAAAGCCAGAACGGGTCTGGCTTTTTGATTCATATTAACAATGTGTTAAGTGGGTTCATCGTATATCTACGACCATTTTGTGGTCTAGGTATAGTTAGTGGTCTAGATATAGATAGTTTTGCCAACTCTTCATGCGAATAAGGACCTTACGCATGATAGACACATGAGTGAAGCTGTCAGAATAAACGGCAACCTCGACTGCAGTACCCATAGGTAAATGGTAGTCAGACAGATCATCAGTGATGCTCAATTTAACAAACACACGACCACTGGTGCGCAATGCGTCAGTACCTAGAAGCGCGCCTCTAGCTTGGAATTGGCTCTCACCAATAGCTGGAATCACTTCATCAATACGTCCTTTAAATACTTTTCCTGGCAATGCTCTAAATAGGAACTCAGCTTTATAACCTGGTTGTAGGCGCTGTAGCGAGTTTTGTCTAAATGCAGCGGTATAGAACTGTTCTTCTGTGTGAACAAATGTCATCACGGGAGCTAAAGGAAGTGGTACTGCCATTACACCTGGGCGTAATGCTAGTTGCGTAACGTATCCGTCAGTGGGAGCGCGAACCACGGTTTGTTCTAAATCAAACTGAGCTTTACGTAATTCAGCTAATAAGCTTAAAACCGCTGTATTCTCGCCACCTATTTCAGAGTTCAAGGCGATCTTTGTTTGTTCTAGGTTTGCATCTGCAACTTTCACGGCCGCTTCCGATGCTTTGTAAGCTTGTCTGCGAGTATCCAATTGCTGCTCGGTAAAAGCGCCACTGTCGTAACCGCGCTTGTAACGAGAAAACTCACGTTGGGCTTTATCTCTTTCTGCGATGGCTTTGATTTTTGCAGCCTCTGCTTCAGCCACTTCAGATTCCATTCCAAGCGCACCTTGGCTTGCTTCTTTTACCTTGGCTTCTAACCTTGCGACTTCAGCTTCGAATGGAACTGGGTCGATTTTGAAAAGAATATCCCCTTGCTTCAGAGGTTTGTTTGCTTCTACAGGCACTTCGATAACTTTACCCCTAACGCCTGAAACGACTGGCGTTGTTGAGTAAACTTGGTTACCGATTTGCGTAAATGGATGGTTGTAGTTCATTAGTAGAATTAGGGTACCTACTATGATCACACCTCCAAGTACGGCAGTGGGTACTGTCCACTTATTTAGCGGGATATTGAACACCTTGAAAATGGTGATACAAAGCGCCGCGTAGGTCATTATCAGCAGTAAATCCATTACTTAGCCTCCTGATCTTGTGCGTTATTCTGATCTTTAGCTTGATTCTCTTTCACTGAATCGGCTTGTTTG from Vibrio splendidus encodes:
- a CDS encoding energy-coupling factor transporter transmembrane component T family protein, whose product is MNASKVKFGINYIDTKSPLHALNGITKFALFLAWVTVVLTTFDLRLITLLIMTGLYLLKLTNVPIRVYKPLLLGTASVLSLNALFMFLLAPQQGTELIGSETVLLTLPGNYSLSQETLFYLVTVTLKYMSMFPIALIFVFTTHPTEFAASLNRIGVPYKIAYAVSLTLRYLPEVKKDFINIMHAQQARGVELSKKAPLITRIKNVAKVLGPLIFSSLDRADEISNAMTLRGFGRHKARTWYSYAPLKRIDFVCLSVIAFIVVLAIAKRILEPELFWYPF
- a CDS encoding ABC transporter ATP-binding protein, translated to MTIEFSNFSFRYESLDKPTLKNINLRIEKGEKIVIIGPSGSGKSTLGQCLNGLIPHAIKGEVTGSLEINGKNISEFSMHDYTEQVGTVLQDTDSQFVGLSIGEDIAFALENQLMSNIDMYPLVKSTAKMVDLADMLERSPHDLSGGQKQRVSLAGILVDDVDILLFDEPLASLDPKTGKATIEIIDQLHKETNKTIVIIEHRLEDVLHRDIDRVILMERGEIVADMTPDEILASKLLDTHGIREPLYLSALKAAKAPLTCEDKLSNLKALDYKRFRPAVQAWFADRPAPAAEKQYQPLLEVHGLTYSYDGEKNALEDVSFKIGKGEFVSILGKNGSGKSTITKLIMGVIDADSGSSYLNGEDLSELSIFERSQKVGVVMQNPNHMISHHMIFDEIAFGLRNRGVAEDEAKEKVENVLELCGLSKFRHWPIEALSYGQKKRVTIASILVLEPELLILDEPTAGQDYRNYTSMLAFIQKLNRDLGITVVIISHDMHLVLEYTTRSIVIADSKLIANAAMTEVFSQPSLLERANLCTTSIYELATMMKIDDTNAFMQYFIDYERSSL
- a CDS encoding ECF-type riboflavin transporter substrate-binding protein, yielding MNFSAKTVVVIAIGAALYGIGGLPMFGVPVFANTTLKPAMAVLALFSVLFGPIVGFLVGFIGHWVTDLFAGWGVWLTWVLGSGIVGMVIGLFPMMTKNRLQQGELPMKDFVLFVVLALAGNVVGYGCSAFLDTILYAEPFTKVFTQLSIIAAGNTVLIAVVGFLILKSVAKRNKQSRNLTEA
- a CDS encoding HlyD family secretion protein, translated to MDLLLIMTYAALCITIFKVFNIPLNKWTVPTAVLGGVIIVGTLILLMNYNHPFTQIGNQVYSTTPVVSGVRGKVIEVPVEANKPLKQGDILFKIDPVPFEAEVARLEAKVKEASQGALGMESEVAEAEAAKIKAIAERDKAQREFSRYKRGYDSGAFTEQQLDTRRQAYKASEAAVKVADANLEQTKIALNSEIGGENTAVLSLLAELRKAQFDLEQTVVRAPTDGYVTQLALRPGVMAVPLPLAPVMTFVHTEEQFYTAAFRQNSLQRLQPGYKAEFLFRALPGKVFKGRIDEVIPAIGESQFQARGALLGTDALRTSGRVFVKLSITDDLSDYHLPMGTAVEVAVYSDSFTHVSIMRKVLIRMKSWQNYLYLDH